Proteins found in one Hemibagrus wyckioides isolate EC202008001 linkage group LG23, SWU_Hwy_1.0, whole genome shotgun sequence genomic segment:
- the nacad gene encoding uncharacterized protein nacad isoform X2, producing MPGDTQGLLDTDAELPDLSRQASSSTASTPTDSASSPSPSTPPKLSPQCTSPFGPRLVLSKPNTSARPQPEGASFESDGRTVGRLTGRFGRGGCRRGPVKMERIKVLTGAEVESDYQEPESMDARVVMGQEALLKNMETQIGVPPDKKTSKESSSSEPTPTPDAPTLQVEGQIRVEEKIKLDTGQEVEKSAQVKTLTPTPEQEGQLLECPILEAKSTDTGLTESSTFFPDDEGDMLSLSQGEVPSLSFSEPSYPVDPQRIGVLPGLDPDRYYTAPSTPIKMAYCSHLKQQWQPSSPSTVPGSPTDESDLCSPPTSPSGSYITAEGGSCTSSYNSGTSHSCSPNLTAEAELQEVPACYVGSLSEIGDELGDDRPVADREHCLCKPVMPELTESEEHEEERIKKETCRPHWVTENASPHRSSSGRTTDSTHERVETEATSVQAETATTTDISQPLDDPDQELELDFNDCISEHFARHDAPLSLEEDFPLDLACSSPFSHQQAAASNTLETGSLTPATCSSEISDTDNNSLYSEMGSSALFFHGCSRDDGPGGEGMIPASMLPVHASLIFQADSMEITLFPTEDEPENDVDAYAAGEEEGDVDEYDDEDEDVDLNDDSDLEQQVEAIKIGARGVDDQNDEDTSASFLNSLSENSINDGVDESFAYQDDTEESIDSTSCNGDEDDHLYSTERHAELAQQFPPQDDHVQSVSHARPESSGSESEMEISSGSSGPSNALVQQHISVCTAHAEDISTLNSTEECAKRQDSSSDIREQHEENQQSTDPKNAEEADNAGCVVSQQIVHTQIQATGNQESSAGLGEVSETNTKPDLCVLGATAAGIDNKINIHDDKDLDQKNGNNSEFMNTSLQLDETATNDLNKGVPLLSYPKDDCSPTNIPVCAYPELSEVPDNLTLADISPTEQSLDQDNLTENQPSTDDISLGSLTMTCSTYSMLAISPKKENSQSRITEKSVSSEDWAPKESCCDFRPENLFMCEITGSLHNKGLSVTPNISARDNMMGDLEDNNSYCLLPEKMSNNEAGMLESNLSTWKSIEDLSEAGGGEDDANNLQNPDNNALIQCHSENIQETTWNNPEKSCSPSMPSAQSTCIPLNILSHDGKDEKDQTTDTDFNIPEEPTLKIFIEESPDILPIQGTEVLESAQEEDKALILASNNLYKQNDLCEPNTTNKISDKPSDIQIHETSEQMCLVNTDPTVSEDKLVFKLEGGSFGNFDHKKKSSEPKRYISFSDKSLIHKEIASCSNKGVTTGEPNLDTRQSNITKDEHQLTFGSQVADKQIEPKTESSTCISLKEKEAIVPCPKEEPNENVREKKNNVLELSKEETEVSQKPSNSDAEKVELNTTIENCGTGEAVSDSKIPKEPVTSDDSKIAQEKKKDVKNKDSKPNVKKTQQTSANDTFSQTNKDTPETQQQIHTNDAREEKDDHQTPVQTVFHSADSSSNALERNDNLTESAGSTDSNGLSNSDQKEALYHGTLEELESHISTQDATDDVRASSTFVEEISEISRHPAPSSSTDVLEEDLPAPIQESQSSFNSSQIHSLLTHREETLNDGLRQDESQSSLEGINTDQPDVESEEELSISLPVQDTHQNVNEQSGLKSNTCRQEKPEVCLEHRPESPKSPQTCPIRCIGHRDSSPAHRKSSLSNEREILPCIPSALNFPVQARQHPTEKHTDHLDVCSINYRTKDSKELDLSLKNTIGSCNETDSDGSIPELEEPNRSLLKTSDPQISHSAADESVSKTKQSRSEKKARKAMSKLGLKQIHGVTRITIRKSKNILFVITRPDVFKSPASDIYIVFGEAKIEDLSQQVHKAAAEKFKVPLDPSPVTPDIMPNLTIKEESEEEEEVDESGLEQRDIELVMAQANVARAKAVRALRHNKNDIVNAIMELTM from the exons ATTTGTCCAGGCAAGCCTCAAGCTCTACAGCCTCAACTCCAACAGACAGTGCCTCCAGCCCATCTCCGAGCACTCCACCCAAGCTTTCCCCACAATGTACCTCTCCATTTGGACCTCGCTTGGTCTTGTCCAAACCAAACACTTCTGCTCGACCTCAGCCAGAGGGTGCCAGCTTTGAATCAGATGGGCGCACAGTAGGCCGACTAACAGGACGGTTTGGTAGAGGTGGATGCAGACGAGGGCCAGTGAAAATGGAGAGGATTAAAGTTCTGACTGGAGCTGAAGTGGAGAGTGACTACCAAGAACCTGAGTCCATGGATGCGAGGGTTGTTATGGGACAAGAAGCATTACTGAAAAACATGGAGACACAGATTGGTGTGCCTCCAGACAAAAAGACAAGTAAAGAATCATCCAGTTCAGAACCCACTCCTACCCCAGATGCTCCTACCCTTCAAGTAGAGGGGCAGATTAGGGTAGAGGAGAAAATTAAACTTGATACTGGTCAAGAGGTTGAAAAATCTGCCCAGGTTAAGACTTTGACTCCGACCCCTGAACAAGAGGGTCAGCTACTTGAATGCCCAATTCTAGAAGCCAAATCAACAGATACTGGGCTGACTGAAAGCAGCACCTTTTTCCCAGACGATGAAGGAGACATGCTGTCTCTATCTCAGGGTGAAGTGCCTTCCTTGTCCTTCTCTGAGCCCTCCTATCCAGTTGATCCTCAACGTATTGGTGTCCTTCCTGGACTGGACCCGGATCGTTATTATACAGCCCCTTCCACTCCAATTAAGATGGCTTATTGCTCACATCTTAAGCAACAATGGCAACCGAGCAGTCCAAGCACAGTTCCTGGTTCACCAACAGATGAGTCTGATCTGTGCTCCCCTcccacttctccatctggctcCTACATTACTGCTGAAGGTGGCAGTTGCACCTCCTCATATAATTCTGGCACTTCTCACTCCTGTTCACCTAATTTAACTGCTGAAGCTGAATTGCAGGAGGTCCCTGCCTGCTATGTGGGCTCTCTTTCTGAGATTGGGGATGAGCTGGGAGATGACAGACCTGTGGCTGATAGGGAGCATTGCCTGTGTAAACCTGTCATGCCAGAGTtgactgagagtgaggaacatgAGGAGGAAAGGATAAAAAAAGAGACTTGTAGGCCTCACTGGGTGACTGAGAATGCTTCCCCACACAGGAGCAGCAGTGGTAGAACCACAGATTCAACACATGAGAGAGTGGAAACTGAGGCCACCTCAGTCCAGGCAGAAACTGCAACAACCACTGACATTTCACAGCCTTTGGATGATCCAGATCAGGAGCTAGAGCTGGATTTTAATGACTGTATTTCAGAGCACTTTGCCAGACATGATGCCCCTCTTAGCCTTGAAGAGGACTTTCCTTTAGATCTGGCATGTTCTTCTCCTTTCAGTCACCAGCAGGCAGCAGCTTCAAACACTTTAGAGACAGGCAGTCTGACCCCTGCCACCTGTTCATCAGAGATTTCAGACACTGATAATAACAGCTTGTACAGTGAGATGGGATCTTCTGCTCTGTTCTTCCATGGATGCTCCAGGGATGACGGACCTGGTGGAGAGGGGATGATTCCTGCATCAATGCTACCAGTCCATGCCAGCTTGATATTCCAGGCAGATTCAATGGAAATAACATTATTCCCTACGGAAGATGAGCCGGAAAATGATGTTGATGCATATGCTGCTGGAGAGGAAGAAGGGGATGTggatgaatatgatgatgaagatgaagatgtggACTTAAATGATGACAGTGATTTGGAACAGCAAGTTGAAGCCATAAAGATTGGGGCAAGGGGTGTTGATGATCAAAATGACGAGGATACATCTGCTTCTTTCCTAAATTCACTTTCTGAGAACTCAATTAACGATGGAGTAGATGAGTCATTTGCTTATCAGGATGACACAGAGGAGTCAATTGATTCCACCTCTTGTAATGGAGATGAAGATGACCACCTGTACAGCACAGAGAGACATGCTGAGCTGGCACAGCAATTTCCTCCACAAGATGACCATGTGCAGTCTGTAAGCCATGCACGACCAGAATCCTCTGGAAGTGAGAGTGAAATGGAGATTTCCTCCGGATCTTCTGGGCCATCGAATGCATTAGTTCAGCAACATATATCGGTCTGCACAGCACATGCTGAAGACATAAGCACACTTAATTCAACGGAAGAATGTGCAAAGAGACAAGATTCTTCAAGCGATATTAGGGAACAACATGAAGAAAATCAACAGAGCACAGATCCCAAAAATGCAGAGGAAGCAGACAATGCAGGCTGTGTAGTGTCTCAACAAATTGTCCATACACAAATTCAAGCCACAGGAAATCAGGAAAGCTCAGCAGGACTAGGTGAAGTATCAGAAACAAACACTAAACCAGACCTTTGTGTGCTTGGTGCCACAGCAGCTGGCATAGATAATAAGATAAATATACATGATGATAAAGATCTAGATCAAAAAAATGGAAACAACTCTGAATTCATGAATACCTCACTCCAACTTGATGAGACAGCAACCAATGATCTCAACAAGGGAGTCCCTTTGTTGTCCTATCCTAAAGATGATTGTAGCCCCACAAACATACCAGTTTGCGCCTATCCCGAGCTGTCTGAAGTACCAGATAATTTAACTCTTGCTGATATTTCTCCAACTGAACAGTCTCTTGATCAAGACAACCTAACCGAAAATCAACCCAGTACAGATGATATAAGTCTTGGCTCTCTAACTATGACCTGTTCCACTTACAGCATGCTCGCCATCTCACCAAAGAAGGAGAACTCCCAAAGCAGGATAACAGAAAAGAGTGTTTCTTCTGAAGATTGGGCTCCAAAAGAATCATGCTGTGACTTTAGGCCAGAGAATTTGTTCATGTGTGAGATAACTGGATCACTGCACAATAAGGGGCTATCTGTGACTCCCAACATTTCTGCCCGAGATAACATGATGGGTGATCTCGAGGATAACAACAGCTACTGTCTCTTGCCAGAAAAGATGTCAAATAATGAAGCTGGTATGCTGGAGTCAAATTTGTCTACTTGGAAATCCATTGAGGACCTTTCAGAGGCAGGAGGGGGCGAGGATGATGCAAACAACCTCCAGAATCCAGACAATAATGCACTTATACAATGCCATTCAGAAAATATCCAGGAAACTACATGGAACAACCCTGAAAAAAGCTGTTCACCCAGTATGCCAAGTGCTCAGTCAACGTGTATACCATTAAATATCCTTTCACATGATGGGAAAGATGAGAAAGACCAGACCACCGACACAGATTTTAACATTCCTGAGGAACCCACATTGAAAATATTCATAGAAGAAAGCCCTGACATTTTGCCTATACAGGGAACAGAAGTCCTGGAATCAGCTCAAGAAGAGGATAAAGCACTGATTTTAGCTTCTAACAATTTGTACAAACAAAATGATCTCTGTGAGCCtaacacaacaaataaaatatcagaCAAGCCAAGTGACATACAAATTCATGAAACTTCTGAACAGATGTGCCTGGTGAATACTGATCCAACAGTCTCAGAAGACAAGCTTGTATTTAAACTAGAAGGAGGGTCATTTGGCAACTTTGACCACAAAAAGAAATCAAGTGAACCAAAGCGTTATATTTCCTTTTCTGACAAGTCTCTGATACACAAAGAGATAGCTTCCTGCTCTAATAAGGGGGTAACAACCGGGGAACCAAATTTAGATACCAGACAGTCTAACATTACAAAAGATGAACACCAGCTTACTTTTGGTAGTCAAGTTGCTGACAAACAAATTGAACCAAAGACTGAAAGTAGTACATGTATTTCACTCAAGGAAAAGGAGGCCATCGTACCGTGCCCAAAAGAGGAGCCAAATGAAAACGTCAGAGAGAAGAAGAATAATGTTTTAGAACTGAGTAAAGAAGAAACTGAAGTCTCACAGAAACCAAGTAACTCTGATGCAGAAAAAGTAGAACTGAATACCACCATAGAAAACTGTGGTACGGGAGAAGCTGTTTCAGATAGCAAGATACCAAAGGAACCTGTCACCTCTGATGACAGCAAAATTGCccaggagaaaaagaaagacgtCAAAAATAAAGACAGCAAACCTAAcgttaaaaaaacacaacaaacttcCGCAAATGATACATTTTCGCAGACTAACAAAGATACTCCAGAAACTcaacagcaaatacacacaaatgatgctagagaagagaaagacgatcatcaaacaccagttcAAACTGTATTCCACTCTGCAGACTCCAGTTCCAATGCCCTTGAGAGAAACGACAATTTGACAGAATCAGCTGGTTCTACTGACTCAAATGGTCTCAGCAATTCAGATCAGAAAGAAGCACTTTATCATGGTACCTTAGAAGAGCTGGAATCACATATAAGCACACAAGATGCGACTGATGATGTCAGGGCCTCTTCAACTTTTGTAGAAGAAATTTCAGAAATCAGCAGACATCCCGCTCCTTCCTCATCCACAGATGTGTTGGAGGAGGACCTTCCTGCACCTATCCAAGAGTCCCAGTCTTCATTTAACAGTTCTCAAATACACAGTCTCCTCACTCACAGAGAAGAAACACTAAACGATGGACTGCGTCAAGATGAATCACAGAGCTCTCTTGAAGGGATAAATACTGACCAGCCAGATGTTGAGTCTGAGGAAGAATTATCGATCTCACTTCCAGTACAGGATACGCATCAAAATGTGAATGAGCAGTCAGGCTTAAAATCAAACACTTGCAGACAAGAGAaacctgaag TGTGCTTGGAACACAGACCAGAATCACCTAAAAGCCCCCAAACCTGCCCCATTCGATGTATAGGACACAGAGATAGTAGTCCTGCTCACAGAAAATCAAGCTTGAGCAATGAAAGAGAGATATTACCATGCATCCCCTCTGCGTTAAATTTCCCTGTGCAAGCGAGACAACATCCAACTGAAAAGCACACTGATCACCTGGATGTGTGTTCAATCAACTACAGAACAAAGGACTCGAAGGAATTGGATCTCTCCTTAAAAAATACCA tcGGCTCATGTAACGAAACAGACAGCGATGGATCGATTCCTGAGCTGGAAGAACCGAACAGAAGCCTCTTGAAAACTTCAGACCCACAA ATATCACATTCTGCGGCGGACGAGTCAGTGAGCAAAACTAAGCAGAGTCGGAGTGAGAAAAAGGCACGAAAG GCTATGTCTAAGCTTGGCTTAAAACAGATCCATGGAGTTACACGGATTACCATCCGGAAGTCCAAGAATATCCTATTTGTAATTACCCGCCCAGATGTCTTCAAAAGCCCTGCATCAGATATCTACATAGTCTTTGGGGAGGCCAAG ATCGAGGACCTGTCACAGCAAGTGCACAAGGCTGCAGCAGAGAAATTCAAGGTTCCCCTTGACCCTTCCCCTGTGACCCCTGACATCATGCCCAACCTCACCATAAAAGAAGAgagtgaggaagaagaggag GTGGATGAGAGTGGACTGGAACAGAGAGATATAGAGCTGGTAATGGCACAGGCTAACGTGGCTCGGGCTAAAGCTGTCCGCGCACTACGTCACAACAAGAACGATATCGTCAACGCTATTATG GAGCTAACCATGTGA